In a single window of the Nocardiopsis composta genome:
- a CDS encoding SDR family NAD(P)-dependent oxidoreductase, whose amino-acid sequence MSTVNEEKLLEYLRRATADLKEARGQVRELQERAHEPVAIVGMACRLPGDVESPEDLWRLVASGTDAITGFPDDRGWDLESLYDPDPEAPGTSYVREAGFLHGAADFDPGVFGISPREALAMDPQQRLLLEVSWEAFERAGIPVASARGTRAGVFTGVMYHDYAARLNEVPEGVEGYLGTGNSGSVASGRISYTLGLEGPAVTVDTACSSSLVALHLAVQALRNGECDMALAGGVAVMSTPDTFVEFSRQRGLAPDGRCKSFAAAADGTSWSEGASMLLVERLSDARRNGHRVLAVVRGSAVNQDGASSGLTAPNGPAQQRVIRAALADAGLSTGDIDAVEAHGTGTRLGDPIEAQALLATYGRGREGVPLRLGSLKSNIGHTQAAAGVAGLIKMVLALRSGVLPRTLHVDAPTPEVDWESGAVELLTQEAPWPAGDAERPRRFGVSSFGVSGTNAHVIVEEPPTAPETGASGSERGTTPSAVPWVLSARSADARDAQVERFEGFLAEQPHLDPVDVGFSLAAGRSIFEHRAMSVQGREWVRGSVAGRGRTVFVFPGQGSQWIGMGAELLDSSSVFAEAIAECEAAFAGLVDWSLTDVLRGVEGSASLERVDVVQPALFAIMVGLARVWRSLGVRPDAVLGHSQGEIAAAHVAGALSLEDAARVVILRSQALRTLAGSGGMVSIAASADEVEELIRDRDGLSVAVINGPGATVVSGDADLLDGLVAECEGAGLRARRIPVDYASHSAHVERIEAELHRMLSGIEPHRAEISFFSSLEGDWIEDTTALDATYWYRNLREPVLFGPSVEALKSEGHLFFVEASPHPVLLMALPDDVIGTGSLRRDEGGLDRLLLSAGEAWTNGLNIDWASLYTDTGADLVDLPTYAFQRERYWLDAGRAAHRAPEDDQRYTIEWKRPSRPSSGAAGPSGTWLLVHPGAGEPGEPGGPEHGAVREALEASGAKTVSVGVPADADRASLAEMLGSAISGLGESGAPLAGVVSLLATDDGDGDAQTAGTTAAAVRPSPSDAARTLVLVQALADVAAPGRLWCVTRGAVSAVRTDPPADPGQAAVWGLGRVAALEHPDLWGGLIDLPDALGADASGGPDTGAVRDALAAVLGGAYGDEDQVAVRRSGVLVRRLSRAPLSGRRPARDRRLDGTVLVSGADDPAGADIARSLAREGARHLLLPVPPGSDVPAGLAAELEEDGAHVTVVHRDLAGPGAAAAVLDAAPSDSPLVAVVHVPPLVRTAPLLDTGADLLGAVMAEKAAGAANLAALLVERRDRGQDGDLHSVVLFSSIVGLWGGAGQGAYAAGAAAVDALAEEMRAAGLPAASIAWSPWEGGPATTGAEGERLRRLGIRPLRSEAAVDALRRTVEHGLAFTAVADIDWERFAPGFTSARPSPLIGGVPEARRAVEAGAESTTGAAAAASPLAERLAGKAEAERRREVLDLVRGHLAAVLDHASPDAVDTSRAFRELGFDSLTAVELRNRLKGATGLTLPATLVFDYPTPAALADHLLALAAGDDGTAEEGVRRSAAAAGADDDPAVIVGMACRFPGGVDSPEALWRLVAAGEDVITAMPGDRGWDLEGIYDPDPDAPGRTYVRAGGFLDDAAGFDPAFFGISPREALAMDPQHRLLLETSWEAFERAGVVPEEMRGRPVGVFAGTNGQHYAPLLQDPPRELEGYVGTGNGSSVMSGRISYTLGLEGPALTVDTACSSSLVALHLAVQALRNGECDMALAGGVTVMSTPDIFVEFSRQRGLSEDGRSKAFAAAADGFALAEGVGMLLVERLSDARRNGHPVLAVVKGSATNQDGASNGLTAPNGPSQQRVIRAALADAGLSTGDIDAVEAHGTGTRLGDPIEAQALLATYGRGRGDAEPLRLGSLKSNIGHTQAAAGVAGVMKMVMALRSGVLPKTLHVDAPTPEVDWESGAVELLTEEAPWPEEAGRPRRFGVSSFGISGTNAHVIIEEPPHDASGEGGAPASAPEASEAPEATHASAEKSGRALPAVPFLVSGTTSGALDAQLDRLDGFLGERPDLDPVDVGFSLATGRSIFEHRAFALAGEAGRGEWVRGSVAGSGRTVFVFPGQGSQWIGMGAELLDSSPVFAQAIAECETVFSGLVDWSLTDVLRGVEGSASLDRVDVVQPALFAVMIGLARVWRSLGVEPDAVLGHSQGEIAAAHVAGALSLEDAARVVILRSQALRALAGSGGMVSIAAPADTAEELIRDRDGLSIAVINGPEATVVSGDADLLDDLVAECEGAGLRARRIPVDYASHSTHVERIQGELHDLLAGIEPHRAEVSFFSSLEGAWIEDTSTLDAAYWYRNLREPVLFGPSIETLKEQGHLFFIETGPHPVLLMALPDDVIGIGSLRRDEGGPDRLLLSAGEAWTNGLNIDWAGLFADTGAKRVDLPTYAFQRRRHWPDGLRRDAVDVSSAGLGADGHPLLGAAVEVAETGSLLLTGRLSLRSHPWLASHAVAGTVLLPGTAFLELALHAAERTGCEVVEELTLGAPLVLPEQGAVRLQLSVEAADSDGRRAFELHSRRQDAPEGSPWTRHAGGVLAAGTDAEPAAVPALAAWPPPGAVPLTLDGVYERLAERGYAYGPEFRGVRAAWRRGGEVFAEVALPDTAADAAGGFGLHPALLDAAVQAGGLEAGAADADGEGGGDAAPLLGGDDGAIRLPFAWRNVTLHAVGASGLRVRIARSGADGVSIEAADAAGRPVLSAESLVVRPVDAASLGASGRGGVDEALFRVEWRPQPAAGPEAGGPVGDAVGGGRRGGAPSRWAVVGADDYKVTASLEAAGYEVAAHADLAALAAGAEAVPPFVVVPLADPGGTSEARSAAPSAESVHGAVHGALALVQGWLAEERFADSRLVIATRGAVAADAGEDVWAPALAAVWGLVRSAQAENPDRILLLDVDDADASHAAAASAVAAAAAAGEPQVALRGGVRLVPRLVPASSPAAAGGGEAAPGSGAPLVPPAGVRSWRLVPEAAAGGGTLEGLSLVADPGALDAPLRPGEVRVAVRAVGLNFRDVLIALGMYPGAAVMGTEGAGIVTEVGPGVTGLAPGDRVMGVLSGAYGPHVVADDRQLARIPEGWTFAEAASVPVAFTTAYYALRDLAGLRAGERVLVHAAAGGVGMAAVQLARHWGAEVFGTASPGKWEALHGLGLDARHVASSRTLGFAEAFGSAGGDGPAVDVVLNSLAGEFVDASLGLLGPGGRFVEMGKTDVRDAGRVAEDAPGVSYRAFDLGEAGPERIGAILAEVLGLFEGGALALPPVSTWDVRRARDAFRHVSQARHVGKVVLTVPAGIDPEGTVLVTGGVGTLGGLVARHLVRGHGARRLLLAGRRGEETPGARELRAELEEAGASVTVAACDVADRDAVGALLASVPDRHPLTAVVHAAGVLDDGTVAAATPEQASRVLRPKADAALHLHELTAGADLAAFVLFSSAAATFGGAGQGVYAAANAHLDALALHRRARGLPGLSLEWGLWAEASGLTGGLGDADRARLARSGAAPMPTGLALALLDAALARDEAVLVPIGLDRAALRGQADAGMLPPLLSGLAAPAARSRRRAAGAGGGSAGGLRERLAAVPPGERAGAALAAVRGHVAAVLGLPPAEPVDGDRAFRDLGFDSLTAVELRNRLNADTGLRLPPTLVFDHPTPVELAGHLLAELAPADGAGGGEAESRERAAAVLAGLDRIEADLAAAAPAGEDRAAVAARLRRLADGLDAAGGGAAAAANGDAPEQDLASASDDDLFAFIDRQLGGA is encoded by the coding sequence GTGTCAACGGTGAACGAAGAGAAGCTGCTCGAATACCTGCGGCGTGCGACCGCCGACCTCAAGGAGGCCCGCGGGCAGGTGCGCGAGCTGCAGGAGCGCGCACATGAGCCGGTCGCGATCGTCGGCATGGCCTGCCGCCTGCCCGGCGATGTGGAGTCCCCGGAGGACCTGTGGCGGCTGGTCGCCTCCGGCACCGACGCGATCACCGGCTTCCCCGACGACCGCGGCTGGGACCTCGAATCCCTCTACGACCCCGACCCCGAGGCCCCGGGGACCAGCTACGTCCGCGAGGCCGGGTTCCTGCACGGCGCGGCCGACTTCGATCCCGGGGTGTTCGGTATCTCGCCGCGTGAGGCGCTGGCCATGGACCCCCAGCAGCGCCTTCTGCTGGAGGTCTCCTGGGAGGCGTTCGAGCGGGCGGGCATCCCCGTCGCCTCCGCGCGCGGCACCCGCGCGGGCGTGTTCACCGGGGTCATGTACCACGACTACGCGGCGCGGCTGAACGAGGTGCCCGAGGGCGTCGAGGGCTACCTGGGCACCGGCAACTCCGGCAGTGTGGCCTCCGGCCGCATCTCCTACACGCTCGGCCTGGAGGGGCCGGCGGTCACCGTGGACACGGCGTGCTCGTCGTCGCTGGTGGCGCTGCACCTGGCCGTGCAGGCGCTGCGGAACGGCGAGTGCGACATGGCGCTGGCCGGCGGCGTCGCCGTGATGTCCACGCCGGACACCTTCGTGGAGTTCAGCCGGCAGCGCGGGCTCGCGCCGGACGGCCGGTGCAAGTCCTTCGCCGCGGCGGCCGACGGCACGAGCTGGTCCGAGGGCGCGTCGATGCTGCTGGTCGAGCGGCTGTCGGACGCCCGCCGCAACGGCCACCGGGTGCTGGCGGTGGTGCGCGGCAGCGCGGTCAACCAGGACGGCGCGAGCAGCGGGCTGACCGCGCCGAACGGGCCGGCGCAGCAGCGGGTGATCCGCGCCGCGCTGGCCGACGCCGGACTCTCCACCGGCGACATCGACGCCGTGGAGGCGCACGGCACCGGGACCCGGCTGGGCGACCCGATCGAGGCCCAGGCGCTGCTCGCCACCTACGGGCGCGGCCGCGAGGGGGTGCCGCTGCGGCTGGGCTCGCTGAAGTCGAACATCGGGCACACCCAGGCAGCGGCGGGCGTCGCCGGGCTGATCAAGATGGTGCTGGCGCTGCGCAGCGGCGTACTGCCGAGAACCCTGCACGTCGACGCGCCGACCCCCGAGGTGGACTGGGAGTCCGGCGCGGTCGAACTGCTCACCCAGGAGGCCCCCTGGCCCGCCGGGGACGCCGAGCGGCCGCGCCGGTTCGGGGTGTCCTCCTTCGGCGTCAGCGGCACCAACGCCCACGTCATCGTGGAGGAGCCGCCCACCGCCCCAGAGACCGGCGCCTCGGGGAGCGAACGGGGCACCACCCCCTCCGCGGTCCCCTGGGTCCTCTCCGCTCGCAGCGCGGACGCGCGCGACGCCCAGGTGGAGCGGTTCGAGGGTTTCCTGGCCGAGCAGCCGCACCTGGATCCGGTGGACGTGGGCTTCTCGCTGGCCGCGGGGCGCTCGATCTTCGAGCACCGGGCCATGTCCGTCCAGGGCCGGGAATGGGTCCGCGGTTCCGTCGCCGGCCGGGGCCGGACGGTGTTCGTCTTCCCCGGCCAGGGCTCCCAGTGGATCGGCATGGGCGCCGAACTGCTCGACTCCTCCTCCGTCTTCGCCGAGGCCATCGCCGAATGCGAGGCCGCCTTCGCCGGGCTGGTCGACTGGTCCCTGACCGACGTGCTGCGCGGCGTTGAAGGCTCTGCGTCCCTGGAGCGGGTGGACGTCGTCCAGCCGGCGCTGTTCGCCATCATGGTCGGCCTGGCCAGGGTCTGGCGCTCCCTCGGAGTCCGTCCGGATGCGGTTCTCGGCCACTCCCAAGGCGAGATCGCCGCGGCCCACGTCGCAGGAGCCCTCTCCCTGGAAGACGCCGCACGCGTCGTCATCCTGCGCTCCCAGGCGCTCAGAACGCTCGCCGGATCCGGCGGCATGGTCTCCATCGCGGCGTCGGCCGATGAGGTCGAAGAACTCATCCGCGACCGGGACGGGCTCTCCGTCGCCGTCATCAACGGCCCCGGCGCGACCGTGGTCTCCGGCGACGCCGACCTGCTCGACGGTCTGGTCGCCGAATGCGAGGGAGCAGGGCTCCGGGCCCGCCGGATCCCGGTCGACTACGCCTCGCACTCCGCCCACGTCGAGCGGATCGAGGCCGAGCTGCACCGGATGCTCTCCGGCATCGAACCGCACCGCGCGGAGATCTCCTTCTTCTCCTCCCTCGAAGGCGACTGGATCGAGGACACCACCGCTCTGGACGCGACCTACTGGTACCGCAACCTGCGCGAACCCGTCCTCTTCGGACCCTCGGTCGAAGCCCTGAAGAGCGAAGGGCACCTCTTCTTCGTCGAAGCAAGCCCCCACCCGGTGCTGCTGATGGCCCTGCCCGACGACGTCATCGGCACCGGCTCCCTGCGCAGAGACGAAGGCGGACTCGACCGGCTCCTCCTCTCCGCCGGAGAAGCCTGGACCAACGGCCTGAACATCGACTGGGCGAGCCTGTACACCGACACCGGCGCCGACCTCGTCGACCTGCCCACCTACGCCTTCCAGCGCGAACGCTACTGGCTCGACGCGGGCCGGGCCGCGCACCGGGCACCCGAGGACGACCAGCGATACACGATCGAGTGGAAGCGCCCGTCCCGCCCCTCCTCCGGGGCGGCGGGCCCCTCCGGCACCTGGCTCCTGGTCCACCCCGGCGCGGGCGAGCCGGGCGAGCCGGGCGGCCCCGAGCACGGCGCCGTCCGCGAAGCACTCGAAGCGTCCGGCGCGAAGACGGTCTCCGTCGGCGTGCCCGCCGACGCGGACCGGGCCTCCCTCGCCGAAATGCTGGGATCGGCGATCTCCGGTCTCGGCGAGTCCGGCGCTCCCCTGGCCGGGGTCGTCTCGCTGCTCGCCACCGATGACGGCGACGGCGACGCGCAGACGGCCGGCACCACCGCGGCCGCCGTCCGCCCCTCCCCTTCCGATGCGGCCCGCACCCTCGTCCTCGTCCAGGCGCTCGCCGACGTCGCCGCCCCCGGGCGGCTGTGGTGCGTGACGCGCGGGGCGGTGTCCGCGGTGCGCACCGACCCGCCCGCCGACCCCGGACAGGCAGCCGTATGGGGACTGGGCCGCGTCGCCGCACTGGAACACCCCGACCTATGGGGCGGCCTCATCGACCTGCCCGATGCGCTCGGCGCGGACGCCTCCGGCGGCCCCGACACCGGCGCCGTCCGCGACGCCCTGGCCGCCGTGCTCGGCGGCGCCTACGGCGACGAGGACCAGGTCGCCGTGCGCCGCTCCGGGGTCCTGGTGCGCAGGCTGTCCCGGGCGCCCCTGTCCGGCCGGCGCCCGGCCCGCGACCGGCGGCTGGACGGCACCGTCCTGGTCTCCGGAGCCGACGACCCCGCCGGTGCCGACATCGCCCGGAGCCTGGCCCGCGAGGGTGCGCGGCACCTGCTCCTCCCGGTGCCCCCGGGCTCCGACGTCCCGGCCGGGCTCGCCGCCGAGCTGGAGGAGGACGGCGCGCACGTCACCGTCGTCCACCGCGACCTCGCCGGCCCCGGCGCGGCGGCCGCGGTCCTCGACGCCGCCCCCTCCGATTCCCCGCTGGTGGCGGTAGTCCATGTGCCGCCGCTCGTCCGCACCGCCCCCCTCCTCGACACCGGCGCCGACCTGCTCGGCGCGGTCATGGCCGAGAAGGCCGCGGGAGCGGCGAACCTCGCGGCGCTGCTGGTGGAGCGCCGCGACCGCGGCCAGGACGGCGACCTGCACTCGGTGGTGCTGTTCTCGTCCATCGTCGGGCTCTGGGGCGGGGCCGGACAGGGTGCTTACGCCGCCGGGGCCGCGGCCGTCGACGCGCTCGCCGAGGAGATGCGCGCCGCGGGCCTTCCCGCCGCCTCCATCGCCTGGAGCCCGTGGGAGGGCGGTCCGGCCACCACCGGCGCCGAAGGGGAGCGGCTGCGCAGGCTCGGCATCCGCCCGCTGCGCTCGGAGGCCGCCGTCGACGCGCTGCGCAGGACGGTCGAGCACGGCCTGGCGTTCACCGCCGTCGCCGACATCGACTGGGAGCGCTTCGCGCCCGGTTTCACCTCCGCGCGGCCGAGCCCGCTCATCGGCGGCGTCCCCGAGGCGCGCCGGGCCGTCGAAGCCGGCGCGGAGAGCACGACCGGGGCCGCGGCGGCCGCCTCCCCGCTCGCGGAGCGGCTCGCCGGCAAGGCGGAGGCGGAGCGCCGCCGGGAGGTGCTGGACCTGGTCCGCGGGCACCTCGCCGCCGTCCTCGACCACGCCTCGCCCGACGCGGTGGACACCTCGCGGGCCTTCCGCGAGCTGGGGTTCGACTCGCTCACCGCGGTCGAGCTGCGCAACCGGCTCAAGGGCGCCACCGGGCTGACGCTCCCGGCCACGCTGGTCTTCGACTACCCGACCCCGGCCGCGCTCGCCGACCACCTGCTCGCCCTCGCCGCCGGGGACGACGGCACCGCCGAGGAGGGCGTGCGGCGCTCCGCCGCCGCGGCGGGCGCGGACGACGACCCCGCGGTGATCGTCGGCATGGCCTGCCGGTTCCCCGGCGGTGTCGACTCGCCGGAGGCACTGTGGCGGCTGGTGGCCGCGGGCGAGGACGTCATCACCGCGATGCCGGGCGACCGGGGGTGGGACCTGGAGGGCATCTACGACCCCGATCCGGACGCGCCCGGCCGCACCTACGTGCGCGCCGGCGGGTTCCTCGACGACGCGGCCGGCTTCGACCCGGCGTTCTTCGGGATCTCGCCGCGCGAGGCGCTGGCCATGGACCCCCAGCACCGCTTGCTGCTGGAGACGTCGTGGGAGGCGTTCGAGCGCGCGGGCGTGGTCCCCGAGGAGATGCGCGGCCGCCCGGTCGGCGTCTTCGCGGGCACCAACGGGCAGCACTACGCCCCGCTGCTGCAGGACCCGCCGCGGGAGCTGGAGGGCTACGTCGGCACCGGCAACGGGTCCAGTGTCATGTCCGGCCGCATCTCCTACACGCTGGGGCTGGAGGGTCCGGCGCTGACCGTGGACACCGCCTGCTCGTCGTCGCTGGTCGCCCTGCACCTGGCCGTGCAGGCGCTGCGGAACGGCGAGTGCGACATGGCGCTGGCCGGCGGGGTCACCGTGATGTCCACCCCCGACATCTTCGTGGAGTTCAGCCGCCAGCGAGGGCTCTCCGAGGACGGGCGGTCCAAGGCCTTCGCCGCCGCGGCCGACGGGTTCGCCCTGGCCGAGGGGGTGGGGATGCTGCTGGTCGAGCGGTTGTCGGACGCCCGCCGCAACGGCCACCCGGTGCTCGCCGTCGTCAAGGGCAGCGCGACGAACCAGGATGGCGCGTCCAACGGGCTGACCGCGCCGAACGGCCCCTCCCAGCAGCGGGTGATCCGCGCCGCGCTGGCCGACGCCGGACTCTCCACCGGCGACATCGACGCCGTGGAGGCGCACGGCACCGGAACCCGGCTCGGCGACCCGATCGAGGCCCAGGCGCTGCTCGCCACCTACGGGCGCGGGCGAGGGGACGCCGAACCGCTGCGGCTGGGCTCGCTGAAGTCGAACATCGGGCACACCCAGGCAGCGGCGGGCGTCGCCGGGGTGATGAAGATGGTGATGGCGCTGCGCAGCGGTGTGCTGCCGAAGACGCTGCACGTCGACGCGCCGACCCCTGAGGTGGACTGGGAGTCGGGCGCGGTCGAGCTGCTCACCGAGGAGGCCCCCTGGCCGGAGGAGGCCGGACGGCCGCGCCGGTTCGGGGTCTCCTCCTTCGGGATCAGCGGCACCAACGCCCACGTGATCATCGAGGAACCCCCGCACGACGCCTCCGGAGAGGGTGGCGCTCCCGCTTCCGCCCCTGAGGCCTCGGAGGCCCCGGAGGCGACTCATGCCTCCGCGGAGAAGAGCGGCCGCGCTCTTCCGGCCGTGCCGTTCCTCGTCTCGGGCACCACCTCGGGCGCGCTGGACGCCCAGCTCGACCGGCTCGACGGCTTCCTGGGCGAGCGCCCGGACCTGGATCCGGTGGACGTGGGCTTCTCCCTGGCGACCGGGCGCTCGATCTTCGAGCACCGCGCTTTCGCCCTGGCAGGCGAGGCGGGACGGGGCGAGTGGGTGCGCGGCTCGGTCGCGGGGTCGGGCCGGACGGTGTTCGTCTTCCCGGGGCAGGGCTCGCAGTGGATCGGCATGGGCGCCGAACTGCTCGACTCCTCGCCGGTGTTCGCGCAGGCCATCGCCGAATGCGAGACCGTGTTCTCCGGGCTGGTCGACTGGTCCCTGACCGACGTGCTGCGCGGCGTTGAAGGCTCCGCCTCCCTGGACCGGGTCGACGTCGTCCAGCCGGCACTGTTCGCCGTCATGATCGGCCTCGCCCGCGTATGGCGCTCGCTGGGCGTGGAACCCGACGCGGTGCTCGGCCACTCCCAAGGCGAGATCGCCGCAGCCCACGTGGCCGGGGCGCTCTCCCTGGAAGACGCCGCCCGAGTGGTGATCCTCCGCTCCCAGGCGCTGCGCGCGCTCGCCGGATCCGGCGGCATGGTCTCCATCGCCGCCCCCGCCGACACGGCCGAAGAACTCATCCGCGACCGGGACGGACTCTCCATCGCCGTCATCAACGGCCCCGAAGCGACCGTGGTCTCCGGCGACGCCGACCTCCTCGACGACCTGGTCGCCGAATGTGAGGGAGCAGGGCTCCGGGCCCGCCGGATCCCGGTCGACTACGCCTCCCACTCCACCCACGTCGAGCGGATCCAGGGCGAGCTGCACGATCTGCTCGCGGGCATCGAACCGCACCGCGCGGAGGTCTCCTTCTTCTCCTCCCTGGAAGGCGCCTGGATCGAGGACACGTCCACGCTCGATGCCGCCTACTGGTACCGCAACCTGCGCGAACCCGTCCTCTTCGGACCCTCGATCGAAACCCTGAAGGAACAGGGACACCTCTTCTTCATCGAGACCGGCCCCCACCCCGTCCTGCTGATGGCGCTGCCCGACGACGTCATCGGAATCGGCTCACTCCGCCGCGACGAAGGCGGACCCGACCGGCTCCTCCTCTCCGCAGGAGAAGCCTGGACCAACGGCCTGAACATCGACTGGGCCGGCCTCTTCGCCGACACCGGCGCGAAGCGGGTGGACCTGCCCACCTACGCCTTCCAACGCCGCCGCCACTGGCCGGACGGTCTGCGCCGCGATGCCGTCGACGTCTCCTCGGCCGGGCTCGGAGCCGACGGGCATCCGCTGCTCGGTGCCGCCGTGGAGGTCGCCGAGACCGGTTCCCTCCTGCTCACCGGGCGGCTGTCCCTGCGGAGCCACCCGTGGCTCGCCTCGCACGCGGTCGCAGGGACCGTGCTCCTCCCCGGTACGGCGTTCCTGGAGCTGGCCCTGCACGCCGCCGAGCGCACCGGGTGCGAGGTGGTCGAGGAGCTGACCCTCGGCGCGCCGCTCGTGCTGCCCGAGCAGGGGGCGGTGCGCCTCCAGCTCTCCGTGGAGGCGGCCGACTCGGACGGGCGGCGCGCCTTCGAGCTGCACTCCCGCCGCCAGGACGCGCCCGAGGGCTCGCCGTGGACCCGGCACGCGGGCGGTGTGCTCGCCGCCGGCACCGATGCGGAGCCGGCGGCCGTCCCCGCGTTGGCGGCCTGGCCGCCGCCGGGTGCGGTGCCCCTCACGCTGGACGGGGTCTACGAGCGCCTGGCCGAGCGCGGGTACGCCTACGGCCCCGAGTTCCGCGGGGTCCGCGCGGCCTGGCGCCGCGGTGGCGAGGTGTTCGCCGAGGTCGCCCTGCCCGACACCGCCGCGGACGCCGCAGGCGGCTTCGGGCTGCACCCGGCGCTCCTCGACGCGGCGGTTCAGGCGGGCGGTCTGGAGGCGGGTGCCGCGGACGCCGACGGTGAGGGCGGCGGGGACGCCGCTCCCCTGCTCGGCGGGGACGACGGGGCGATCCGGCTCCCCTTCGCGTGGCGGAACGTCACCCTGCACGCCGTCGGGGCCTCGGGGCTGCGCGTCCGCATTGCGCGGTCCGGCGCCGACGGGGTGTCGATCGAGGCGGCCGACGCCGCGGGGCGGCCGGTGCTCTCGGCGGAGTCCCTGGTCGTCCGCCCGGTCGATGCCGCGTCGCTGGGCGCCTCCGGGCGCGGCGGCGTGGACGAGGCGCTGTTCCGCGTGGAGTGGCGGCCGCAGCCGGCCGCAGGCCCGGAGGCCGGCGGGCCTGTCGGCGATGCCGTCGGCGGCGGCCGCCGAGGCGGGGCCCCGTCCCGGTGGGCGGTGGTCGGCGCCGACGACTACAAGGTCACCGCGTCGCTGGAGGCGGCCGGGTACGAGGTCGCCGCGCACGCCGACCTGGCCGCGCTGGCGGCCGGCGCGGAGGCCGTTCCGCCGTTCGTCGTCGTGCCGCTCGCCGACCCGGGCGGCACGTCGGAGGCGCGGTCCGCGGCGCCGTCGGCGGAGTCCGTGCACGGCGCGGTGCACGGCGCCCTCGCGCTGGTCCAGGGCTGGCTGGCCGAGGAGCGGTTCGCCGATTCGCGGTTGGTGATCGCCACTCGCGGCGCGGTCGCCGCCGACGCGGGCGAGGACGTCTGGGCCCCGGCGCTCGCCGCCGTGTGGGGCCTGGTCCGGTCGGCCCAGGCGGAGAACCCGGACCGGATCCTGCTGCTGGACGTGGACGACGCCGACGCCTCGCACGCGGCGGCGGCCTCCGCCGTCGCCGCCGCGGCGGCGGCCGGTGAGCCGCAGGTCGCGCTGCGCGGCGGGGTGCGGCTCGTCCCGCGCCTGGTCCCCGCCTCCTCCCCGGCGGCCGCGGGCGGCGGGGAGGCTGCGCCGGGCAGCGGAGCGCCGCTCGTCCCGCCGGCCGGGGTGCGGTCCTGGCGGCTGGTGCCGGAGGCCGCCGCGGGCGGCGGGACCCTGGAGGGGCTGTCGCTGGTCGCCGACCCCGGCGCCCTGGACGCGCCGCTGCGCCCGGGGGAGGTCCGGGTCGCCGTGCGGGCCGTCGGCCTGAACTTCCGGGACGTCCTGATCGCGCTGGGCATGTACCCCGGTGCCGCGGTGATGGGCACCGAGGGCGCCGGGATCGTCACCGAGGTGGGGCCCGGCGTCACCGGACTGGCGCCGGGCGACCGCGTCATGGGCGTGCTGAGCGGGGCGTACGGACCGCATGTCGTCGCCGACGACCGGCAGCTGGCCCGCATCCCCGAGGGGTGGACGTTCGCCGAGGCCGCGTCGGTCCCCGTCGCCTTCACCACCGCCTACTACGCGCTGCGGGATCTCGCCGGTCTGCGGGCGGGCGAGCGGGTCCTGGTGCACGCGGCGGCGGGCGGCGTCGGGATGGCCGCCGTTCAGCTGGCCCGGCACTGGGGCGCGGAGGTGTTCGGCACGGCGAGCCCCGGGAAGTGGGAGGCCCTGCACGGGCTGGGGCTCGACGCGCGGCACGTGGCGTCCTCGCGGACGCTCGGCTTCGCCGAGGCGTTCGGGTCCGCGGGCGGCGACGGCCCTGCCGTGGACGTGGTGCTCAACTCGCTGGCCGGCGAGTTCGTCGACGCCTCGCTCGGGCTGCTGGGGCCGGGCGGCCGGTTCGTGGAGATGGGCAAGACCGACGTCCGGGACGCCGGGCGGGTCGCGGAGGACGCCCCGGGCGTCTCCTACCGGGCGTTCGACCTCGGCGAGGCCGGTCCGGAGCGGATCGGCGCGATCCTGGCCGAGGTCCTCGGCCTCTTCGAGGGCGGCGCGCTCGCCCTGCCGCCCGTGTCGACGTGGGACGTGCGCCGCGCCCGCGACGCCTTCCGGCACGTGAGCCAGGCGCGCCACGTCGGCAAGGTGGTGCTCACCGTTCCCGCCGGGATCGACCCCGAGGGGACCGTGCTGGTCACCGGGGGCGTCGGCACGCTGGGCGGTCTGGTCGCCCGGCACCTGGTCCGCGGGCACGGGGCGCGCCGGCTGCTGCTGGCCGGCAGGCGCGGCGAGGAGACCCCGGGGGCGCGGGAGCTGCGCGCGGAGCTGGAGGAGGCGGGCGCGTCGGTCACCGTCGCCGCCTGCGACGTCGCGGACCGGGACGCGGTCGGGGCGCTGCTGGCCTCCGTCCCGGATCGGCACCCGCTCACGGCGGTGGTGCACGCCGCCGGCGTGCTGGACGACGGCACCGTGGCCGCGGCGACCCCGGAGCAGGCGTCCCGGGTGCTGCGGCCCAAGGCGGATGCGGCCCTGCACCTGCACGAGCTGACGGCCGGTGCCGACCTGGCCGCCTTCGTGCTGTTCTCCTCGGCCGCCGCCACCTTCGGCGGGGCAGGCCAGGGGGTCTACGCCGCGGCCAACGCCCACCTGGACGCGCTGGCCCTGCACCGGCGGGCCCGCGGGCTGCCCGGGCTCTCCCTGGAGTGGGGCCTGTGGGCCGAGGCCAGCGGGCTGACCGGCGGGCTGGGCGACGCCGACCGGGCGCGCCTGGCGCGCTCGGGCGCCGCCCCGATGCCCACCGGCCTGGCGCTGGCGCTGCTCGATGCGGCCCTCGCCAGGGACGAGGCGGTGCTGGTGCCGATCGGGTTGGACCGCGCCGCGCTGCGCGGCCAGGCCGACGCCGGGATGCTCCCGCCACTGCTCTCCGGTCTCGCGGCGCCGGCCGCGCGGTCCCGCAGGCGGGCCGCGGGTGCGGGCGGCGGTTCGGCGGGCGGGCTGCGGGAGCGGCTGGCCGCGGTCCCGCCCGGCGAGCGCGCCGGCGCCGCGCTGGCCGCCGTGCGCGGCCACGTCGCGGCGGTCCTGGGGCTGCCCCCGGCCGAGCCGGTGGACGGCGACCGCGCCTTCCGGGACCTCGGTTTCGATTCGCTGACCGCCGTGGAGCTGCGCAACCGGCTCAACGCGGACACGGGCCTGCGGCTGCCTCCGACGCTGGTCTTCGACCACCCGACCCCGGTCGAGCTGGCCGGGCACCTGCTCGCCGAGCTGGCGCCGGCGGACGGCGCGGGCGGCGGTGAGGCGGAGTCCCGCGAGCGGGCCGCCGCCGTCCTGGCCGGACTCGACCGCATCGAGGCCGATCTGGCCGCCGCGGCCCCCGCCGGGGAGGACCGCGCGGCGGTC